In Allomuricauda ruestringensis DSM 13258, the following proteins share a genomic window:
- a CDS encoding ArsR/SmtB family transcription factor yields MKLRRDPFQAIADPTRRAILMLLASQAMTAGTIAENFDAARPTISKHLKILHECDLVTYTQKGREVRYELKMDKVKEIDQWLSQFKKIWEDRFSKLDNYFTQIQNKQK; encoded by the coding sequence ATGAAATTACGACGTGATCCTTTCCAGGCAATTGCAGACCCTACCAGAAGGGCCATTTTAATGCTATTGGCTTCACAGGCTATGACAGCAGGGACTATTGCCGAAAATTTTGATGCTGCCCGCCCTACAATTTCAAAACATCTAAAAATACTTCATGAATGTGATTTGGTCACTTATACTCAAAAAGGTCGGGAAGTCCGCTATGAATTAAAAATGGATAAAGTAAAGGAAATTGATCAATGGCTGTCGCAGTTTAAGAAGATTTGGGAAGATCGTTTTAGTAAGCTCGACAATTATTTTACACAAATTCAGAATAAACAAAAATAA
- a CDS encoding DUF2911 domain-containing protein, with protein sequence MKKFTFLLFAVSMCFSLEAQIQTPAPSPASTLEQKVGLTDVTVKYSRPAMKGRKIFGDLVPFDAIWRTGANENTTITFSDDVTVQDKPLKAGTYAIYTRPNEAVWDVFFYTDTDNWGTPQEWDASKVAATVKVETMEIPMPIESFTITIDDLHNNGGTLGIMWENTYIGVDFIVPTAKKAIKSIEETMANKEDLKANDYFAAGSYYFSEGMNMEQAKEWVDKAVEMGDGKAYWMMRTQSLIYAKMGDKEAAIEAAKKSLAAAQAAGNQDYVKLNKDSLKEWAKM encoded by the coding sequence ATGAAAAAATTTACATTCTTATTATTTGCGGTGTCCATGTGTTTTTCTTTGGAAGCACAAATACAGACGCCAGCGCCCAGCCCAGCTTCAACATTGGAGCAAAAGGTGGGATTGACCGATGTTACCGTTAAATATTCTCGCCCTGCCATGAAAGGAAGAAAAATATTTGGCGACTTGGTTCCCTTTGACGCTATTTGGAGGACTGGGGCCAATGAAAATACTACCATTACTTTCAGTGACGATGTTACCGTACAGGATAAGCCGCTAAAAGCAGGTACTTACGCTATTTATACAAGACCCAATGAGGCCGTTTGGGATGTTTTCTTTTATACCGATACTGATAATTGGGGTACACCACAAGAATGGGATGCATCCAAAGTGGCTGCAACGGTAAAAGTGGAAACAATGGAAATCCCGATGCCTATTGAATCTTTTACCATTACCATAGATGACCTTCATAACAATGGAGGGACCCTGGGCATTATGTGGGAGAACACTTATATAGGTGTTGATTTTATAGTCCCTACAGCGAAAAAAGCCATCAAAAGTATTGAAGAGACCATGGCGAACAAAGAAGATTTGAAAGCCAATGACTATTTTGCAGCGGGTTCTTATTATTTTTCTGAGGGCATGAACATGGAGCAAGCTAAGGAATGGGTGGACAAAGCTGTTGAAATGGGTGATGGAAAAGCTTATTGGATGATGCGTACACAATCTTTAATCTATGCTAAAATGGGCGATAAAGAAGCTGCCATTGAAGCTGCCAAAAAATCATTGGCCGCAGCCCAAGCCGCAGGCAACCAAGATTATGTGAAATTGAACAAGGACTCTTTAAAAGAGTGGGCAAAAATGTAG
- a CDS encoding SDR family NAD(P)-dependent oxidoreductase: MKKNILLIGGSYGIGLEMAKKLSKENNVYIASRSNEQLSNLEVTHIPFDVLSDDISEKEIPEKLDGFVYCPGSINLKPFKTMGVDTIQKDMEINFIALAKTVKSIINRMNEGSSMVFFSTVAVGTGMPFHTSVSAAKGAIEGFARALAAEYAPKVRVNVIAPSLVDTPLSERLLSNDKKKEMMSERHPMKRVGVPKDISNMALFLLDSNNSWITGQVIGVDGGMSSLNVS, from the coding sequence ATGAAAAAGAACATATTATTGATCGGAGGTTCCTATGGAATTGGATTGGAAATGGCCAAAAAATTATCCAAAGAAAATAATGTCTATATCGCCAGTAGAAGCAACGAACAACTTTCAAATCTGGAGGTGACCCATATTCCTTTCGATGTCCTTTCCGACGACATTTCCGAAAAAGAAATACCGGAAAAACTGGATGGCTTTGTATATTGTCCAGGTAGTATCAACCTAAAACCTTTTAAAACTATGGGGGTCGATACCATTCAAAAGGATATGGAAATCAACTTTATCGCTTTGGCCAAAACGGTCAAATCCATCATAAACCGTATGAACGAAGGTTCCAGTATGGTTTTTTTTAGCACGGTAGCCGTTGGAACAGGAATGCCTTTCCACACGAGCGTTTCCGCTGCAAAAGGAGCTATCGAGGGCTTTGCACGTGCACTGGCGGCAGAATACGCCCCAAAAGTCAGGGTCAACGTGATTGCTCCATCCTTGGTAGACACCCCGTTGTCCGAAAGACTTTTGAGCAACGATAAGAAAAAAGAAATGATGTCCGAAAGACATCCCATGAAAAGGGTGGGCGTTCCAAAAGATATCTCGAACATGGCACTGTTTTTACTTGATTCCAATAACTCATGGATTACTGGACAGGTAATCGGTGTTGATGGAGGAATGTCAAGTTTAAATGTGAGTTAA
- a CDS encoding SRPBCC family protein, with protein sequence MQLYQLQSKQVFPIGKKEAWDFLSDPKNLAVITPQHMGFHILAGADRPMFQGQVIQYIVKPFPLVSTKWVTEITHVKEGEYFVDEQRFGPYSLWHHKHFLKEVPEGVEMEDVIDYKLPFGFLGQLTHPLLVKKQLQKIFEFRENKLAELFGKVNGKENYLSIRKV encoded by the coding sequence ATGCAACTTTACCAATTACAATCAAAACAAGTATTTCCCATTGGCAAAAAAGAAGCTTGGGATTTTCTGTCGGATCCTAAGAATTTGGCGGTAATTACTCCCCAACATATGGGTTTTCATATTTTGGCGGGAGCGGACAGACCCATGTTCCAAGGCCAGGTAATTCAATACATTGTAAAACCATTTCCCCTCGTGTCAACTAAATGGGTTACGGAAATAACCCATGTCAAAGAAGGGGAATATTTCGTAGATGAACAGCGATTTGGCCCTTACTCCCTTTGGCACCATAAACATTTTTTAAAAGAAGTCCCCGAAGGTGTTGAAATGGAAGATGTTATCGATTATAAATTACCCTTTGGATTTTTGGGGCAACTTACCCATCCCCTTTTAGTAAAAAAACAATTGCAAAAGATTTTTGAGTTTCGGGAGAACAAACTTGCGGAGCTCTTTGGTAAAGTCAATGGAAAAGAGAACTATTTAAGCATTAGAAAAGTATAG
- a CDS encoding DUF4290 domain-containing protein — MNEVYNLEYNTERPKLFIPEYGRHFQKMVDHAVAIEDRDERNKVAKSIISVMGNLQPHLRDVPDFQHKLWDQLFIMADFKLDVDSPFPITSKEVLQQRPEPLEYPQNFPKYRFYGNNIKRMIDVAVKWEEGDMRSGLEYAIANHMKKCYLVWNKDTVEDSVIFNHLKELSDGQIDLAKSEESLTESGQFLKNRPSTRSSSSNNNRGKKGQRSRKKRY; from the coding sequence TTGAACGAAGTATACAACTTAGAATACAATACAGAGCGTCCAAAACTCTTTATACCCGAGTATGGCCGCCATTTTCAGAAAATGGTGGATCATGCCGTAGCCATTGAGGATCGCGACGAACGCAATAAAGTAGCAAAATCCATTATTAGCGTAATGGGGAACTTGCAGCCCCATTTAAGGGATGTTCCGGATTTTCAGCATAAACTATGGGACCAATTGTTTATCATGGCCGATTTTAAATTGGACGTGGATTCGCCTTTCCCGATTACTTCAAAAGAAGTTTTGCAACAACGACCAGAACCTTTGGAATATCCGCAAAACTTTCCAAAATACCGTTTTTATGGCAATAACATCAAAAGAATGATTGATGTTGCCGTTAAATGGGAAGAAGGAGATATGAGGTCTGGTTTGGAATATGCCATTGCCAACCACATGAAAAAATGTTACTTGGTTTGGAACAAGGATACCGTGGAAGACTCCGTAATCTTTAATCACCTAAAGGAACTTAGTGATGGACAAATAGATTTGGCCAAAAGTGAGGAAAGCTTAACGGAAAGCGGACAGTTCCTTAAAAATAGACCCAGTACTAGGTCCAGCAGCAGCAACAATAACAGAGGAAAAAAAGGGCAAAGAAGTCGCAAAAAACGATATTAA
- a CDS encoding SRPBCC family protein — translation MKPNLLSNFTVNKENSTVFVEREFAAKKDLVWDAFTKAKILDQWWAPSPWVAKTKSMEFIVGGYRLYAMCGPNGEEHWSLMHFTSITPKNNFKFKDVFCDENRIVNNDFPQSEWNLDFEELGDTTKINITIKHKTLNDLEKIIEMGFKEGFTIALNGLNTLLNK, via the coding sequence ATGAAACCTAACCTATTATCCAATTTCACAGTAAACAAAGAAAACAGTACAGTATTCGTGGAACGTGAGTTTGCAGCCAAAAAAGACTTGGTCTGGGATGCCTTTACAAAGGCAAAAATCTTAGATCAATGGTGGGCTCCAAGCCCATGGGTGGCCAAAACAAAATCCATGGAATTTATAGTTGGTGGCTACCGATTATATGCTATGTGCGGCCCCAATGGCGAGGAACATTGGTCCTTGATGCACTTTACCTCCATTACTCCAAAGAACAACTTTAAATTTAAAGATGTCTTTTGTGACGAAAACAGGATTGTCAACAACGATTTCCCTCAATCTGAATGGAATTTAGATTTTGAGGAATTAGGAGATACCACCAAAATAAATATTACCATTAAGCACAAAACATTGAACGATCTTGAAAAAATAATAGAAATGGGCTTCAAAGAAGGATTCACCATTGCTTTAAACGGATTGAACACACTTTTGAACAAATAA
- a CDS encoding SRPBCC family protein: METITIASSISAPVKKVWNYYTTPEHITKWNFADPSWHCPKAENDLRVGGSYLARMEAKDGSFGFDFEAVYDEITKEKKISYTMGDGRKATVLFDGNNKATKVTITFDAESNNSLEMQKNGWQAILNNFTSYTETN; encoded by the coding sequence ATGGAAACGATAACCATAGCATCCTCAATTTCCGCACCTGTCAAGAAAGTTTGGAACTACTACACTACTCCAGAGCATATAACCAAATGGAACTTTGCCGACCCCAGTTGGCATTGTCCCAAAGCTGAAAACGATTTGCGTGTAGGAGGCAGTTACTTGGCCCGTATGGAAGCTAAAGATGGAAGTTTCGGATTTGATTTTGAAGCAGTTTACGATGAAATAACCAAAGAAAAGAAAATTTCTTATACCATGGGAGATGGTAGAAAGGCTACTGTCCTTTTTGATGGAAACAATAAAGCGACCAAGGTGACCATAACCTTTGATGCCGAAAGTAATAACTCTTTGGAAATGCAAAAAAATGGCTGGCAAGCCATTTTAAACAATTTTACAAGCTATACAGAAACCAATTAG
- the murA gene encoding UDP-N-acetylglucosamine 1-carboxyvinyltransferase codes for MGTFRIEGGHQLHGEITPQGAKNEALQILCAVLLSEEKITINNIPDIVDVNKLIALLEDLGVKIQKKGSGSYTFKADDVNLDYLQSAKFKEDGRGLRGSIMLVGPLLARFGKGYIPKPGGDKIGRRRLDTHFEGFIKLGAKFRYNKEEYFYGVEADKLKGTYMLLDEASVTGTANIVMAAVLAEGTTTIYNAACEPYLQQLCNMLNRMGAKISGIGSNLLTIEGVDSLKGTEHTMLPDMIEIGSWIGLAAMTQSELTIKNVSWGDLGQIPTVFRKLGINVERRDDDIFIPKHEEGYEIQNFIDGSILTIADAPWPGLTPDLLSIILVVATQARGEVLIHQKMFESRLFFVDKLIDMGAKIILCDPHRATVIGHDFKSTLKATTMVSPDIRAGVSLLIAALSAKGTSTIHNIEQIDRGYENIDERLRAIGANIVRV; via the coding sequence ATGGGTACATTTCGAATAGAGGGTGGACACCAATTGCATGGTGAAATTACTCCCCAAGGAGCAAAGAACGAGGCACTTCAGATTCTTTGCGCCGTGTTGCTTTCAGAAGAGAAAATTACCATAAACAACATACCGGACATTGTCGATGTCAATAAATTGATTGCCCTTCTCGAAGATTTGGGTGTAAAAATTCAGAAAAAGGGCAGTGGTTCATATACTTTCAAGGCAGACGATGTCAACTTGGATTATTTACAATCCGCCAAGTTCAAAGAAGATGGAAGGGGGCTTCGGGGTTCCATTATGCTGGTAGGGCCATTATTGGCAAGATTTGGCAAGGGATACATTCCAAAGCCAGGCGGTGACAAGATTGGCAGAAGAAGGCTGGACACCCATTTTGAAGGCTTTATTAAGCTCGGGGCAAAGTTCCGATATAATAAAGAAGAGTATTTCTACGGGGTAGAAGCCGATAAACTGAAGGGTACCTACATGCTTTTGGATGAAGCATCGGTAACAGGTACCGCCAACATTGTGATGGCCGCTGTTTTGGCCGAAGGTACAACTACCATTTACAATGCCGCTTGTGAGCCTTATTTACAGCAATTGTGCAATATGTTGAACCGCATGGGGGCTAAAATCTCCGGAATAGGATCAAATCTGTTGACTATTGAAGGTGTGGATTCCTTGAAAGGAACAGAGCATACCATGTTGCCCGATATGATCGAGATTGGTAGCTGGATAGGTTTAGCTGCAATGACGCAAAGCGAGCTTACCATAAAAAATGTGAGTTGGGGCGATTTAGGTCAGATTCCAACGGTATTCCGAAAGTTGGGAATAAACGTGGAGCGAAGGGATGATGATATCTTTATCCCGAAACACGAAGAAGGCTACGAAATCCAAAATTTTATCGATGGATCTATTCTCACTATTGCCGATGCACCATGGCCTGGACTGACTCCGGATTTGTTGAGCATCATATTAGTGGTTGCCACACAAGCAAGGGGAGAAGTACTCATTCATCAAAAAATGTTCGAAAGCCGTTTGTTCTTTGTGGACAAACTTATTGATATGGGGGCAAAAATTATTCTTTGCGACCCACACCGGGCCACAGTTATTGGGCACGACTTTAAATCAACATTAAAGGCCACCACCATGGTTTCTCCTGATATTAGGGCAGGTGTATCACTTTTGATAGCAGCACTTTCTGCCAAGGGTACTTCCACCATTCATAATATTGAGCAGATTGATCGTGGTTATGAGAACATTGATGAGCGCTTGCGAGCCATTGGCGCCAATATTGTTAGGGTTTAA
- a CDS encoding cryptochrome/photolyase family protein — protein MKDKVILFWFRRDLRLDDNVGFYQALQNDVPVLPLFIFDTEILENLPKADARVTFIHKQIQKLNNQLSANYGSGIAQFHDSPKAVFKKLIQDYTVEAVYTNHDYEPYAKKRDSQIKEILVQNDIPFKTFKDQVIFEKEEVVKDDGDPYVVYTPYVRKWKENFNPSVHLVEYDTLSDLRKNLYQSKSLPQLSLEDMGFEESSVKVPDFTVSSELIQKYEDTRDYPAKEKGTSRLGPHLRFGTVSIRKMVKKAVDEKNETFWNELIWREFFMQILWHFPHTVNKAFRPKYDRIEWRNNEGEFEKWKAGETGYPLVDAGMRELNKTGYMHNRVRMLVASFLCKHLLIDWRWGEAYFAEKLLDYEMASNVGNWQWAAGSGVDAAPYFRIFNPTTQIKKFDKEKEYINQWVPDLQELSYPEPIVDHKMARERCLKTYKEAVS, from the coding sequence ATGAAAGACAAAGTCATACTTTTTTGGTTCCGACGTGATTTAAGATTGGATGACAACGTTGGCTTTTATCAAGCACTTCAAAATGATGTTCCAGTATTACCGCTATTTATTTTTGACACCGAAATACTGGAAAATCTGCCCAAAGCCGATGCGAGGGTAACTTTTATCCACAAACAGATTCAAAAACTAAACAATCAACTTAGTGCCAATTATGGTAGTGGTATTGCACAGTTTCATGATTCACCAAAAGCAGTCTTCAAAAAATTAATACAAGACTATACTGTTGAAGCGGTCTATACTAACCATGACTATGAACCTTACGCCAAAAAGCGCGATTCCCAAATAAAGGAAATTTTAGTGCAAAACGATATCCCGTTCAAAACCTTTAAAGACCAAGTAATTTTTGAAAAAGAAGAAGTGGTCAAGGACGATGGTGACCCATACGTAGTGTACACCCCGTATGTGCGAAAATGGAAAGAAAATTTCAATCCATCCGTCCATTTGGTGGAATACGATACATTGAGTGACCTTCGTAAAAACTTGTATCAATCCAAATCCTTACCGCAACTTTCTTTGGAAGATATGGGTTTCGAAGAGTCCTCTGTTAAAGTCCCAGATTTCACAGTTTCTTCTGAGTTGATTCAAAAATATGAGGATACAAGGGACTATCCCGCCAAAGAAAAAGGTACATCAAGATTGGGTCCCCATTTGCGTTTTGGTACCGTTTCCATCCGTAAAATGGTAAAGAAAGCCGTGGATGAAAAGAACGAAACATTTTGGAACGAGTTAATTTGGCGAGAATTCTTTATGCAGATTCTCTGGCATTTTCCGCATACCGTAAACAAAGCTTTCCGACCCAAATACGATAGAATCGAATGGCGCAACAACGAAGGGGAATTTGAAAAATGGAAAGCGGGAGAAACAGGCTACCCCTTGGTAGATGCAGGAATGCGCGAATTGAACAAGACAGGCTACATGCACAATCGGGTTCGTATGCTGGTGGCCAGCTTTTTATGCAAGCATTTGTTGATCGATTGGCGTTGGGGCGAAGCCTACTTTGCCGAAAAGCTGTTGGATTACGAAATGGCCAGCAACGTGGGCAATTGGCAATGGGCCGCGGGCAGCGGTGTAGATGCCGCCCCTTATTTTAGGATATTCAATCCTACCACGCAGATAAAAAAGTTTGACAAAGAGAAGGAATACATCAATCAGTGGGTACCCGACTTGCAAGAATTAAGTTATCCCGAACCCATCGTCGACCACAAAATGGCTCGTGAACGATGCTTAAAAACGTACAAAGAAGCGGTAAGTTGA
- a CDS encoding amidohydrolase, whose amino-acid sequence MKKFSTLLLLGLVSLNLSAQKMTKDKKAVVASVEKHKENLIKISDSIWALAETAFEESISSELLADYAEENGMTVTRGVADIPTAFIATYGSGSPVISVLGEFDALPGLSQNTVPTKDPRIEGEPGHGCGHNMFGAASLGAAIAIKEQIEAGNIKGTVKFFGTPAEEKFFGKVWMVEAGLWDDVDVNVSWHPSAEIEADVQSGLALVDFMIEFYGQAAHASSDPWNGRSASDALELYTTGINYYREHIKPTSRIHYHIQDGGQVVNVVPDYARLWVRVRDPKRDVMLPTFERVKAMAEGAAIMANVDYKYSLISGIYETLVNREGGKIMQNNLELLGPITYTDEEITYGKAIQEATGKPQVGMDGEVHPLKETEKLPGGGSTDVGDVSWNVPNINLGVTVAPKGTPWHSWAVVACGGMSIGHKGMIYASKAMGMTMLDLFDDPKLVEKVKEEYKTRKGDVKYEAMIDGPPPIPGK is encoded by the coding sequence ATGAAAAAATTTTCAACCTTACTCCTTTTGGGATTGGTATCGCTTAACCTATCCGCCCAAAAGATGACCAAGGACAAAAAAGCCGTTGTCGCTTCGGTAGAAAAGCACAAAGAAAACCTTATCAAAATCAGTGACTCCATTTGGGCATTGGCAGAGACCGCCTTTGAAGAGTCCATTTCTTCAGAACTACTTGCCGATTATGCCGAGGAAAACGGAATGACCGTGACCCGAGGCGTAGCGGATATCCCAACTGCATTTATAGCAACCTATGGTTCAGGCTCACCCGTAATTAGTGTGTTGGGAGAATTTGATGCACTCCCTGGGCTTTCGCAAAACACGGTACCCACCAAAGACCCTAGAATTGAAGGCGAACCAGGTCACGGTTGTGGACACAACATGTTTGGCGCTGCTAGTTTAGGTGCTGCCATTGCCATTAAGGAGCAAATAGAAGCCGGAAACATAAAAGGAACCGTAAAATTCTTCGGAACCCCCGCAGAAGAAAAGTTTTTTGGTAAAGTCTGGATGGTAGAAGCTGGACTTTGGGACGATGTAGATGTGAATGTGAGCTGGCATCCATCCGCAGAAATTGAAGCCGATGTACAAAGTGGATTGGCTCTGGTAGATTTTATGATTGAATTTTACGGCCAGGCCGCACACGCCTCATCCGATCCGTGGAACGGTCGTAGCGCTTCCGATGCATTGGAATTATACACTACGGGAATCAACTATTACAGAGAGCACATTAAACCCACCTCCCGAATTCATTACCACATTCAAGATGGTGGGCAAGTGGTGAACGTTGTTCCCGATTATGCCCGCTTGTGGGTCAGGGTCCGCGACCCAAAAAGAGATGTGATGCTTCCTACTTTTGAACGCGTAAAAGCAATGGCGGAAGGTGCAGCCATCATGGCCAATGTAGATTACAAATATTCTTTGATTTCTGGTATTTATGAGACCTTGGTGAACCGTGAAGGAGGTAAAATTATGCAGAACAATTTGGAGCTTTTAGGCCCAATTACCTATACCGATGAAGAAATTACTTATGGTAAAGCCATTCAAGAAGCTACCGGAAAACCACAAGTGGGCATGGATGGAGAAGTTCACCCATTAAAAGAAACCGAGAAGCTTCCTGGTGGAGGTTCCACCGATGTTGGTGATGTAAGCTGGAACGTTCCAAACATTAACCTTGGGGTAACTGTAGCACCAAAAGGCACTCCATGGCACTCTTGGGCCGTAGTTGCCTGTGGTGGCATGAGTATTGGCCATAAAGGAATGATATATGCATCTAAAGCCATGGGGATGACCATGTTGGACCTTTTTGATGACCCTAAATTGGTAGAAAAAGTAAAAGAGGAATATAAAACCAGAAAAGGTGATGTAAAATATGAAGCCATGATAGATGGCCCACCACCAATCCCTGGAAAATAA
- a CDS encoding pirin family protein: protein MKKPILQTFPLSTPWQTLDPFLFSVYHLDLFPKGNGEMGPDESLLKGRNLGSDFDPSQKWRMYHGQTIPGFPSHPHCGFETITIVNRGFCDHSDSLGAAGRFGQGDVQWMTAGRGVQHSEMFPLLKDDEENTLELFQIWLNLPKAGKFVDPHFKMLWNEDIPMVKEENARIKVVAGTYKNVASIDPAPDSWAANIENEVAVWNIHTDANSEYVLPKANSLVNRVLYFYEGSEIHIGDKKINPNFGIVLDPSEEVSIKTGSETAHFMLLQGKPIGEPVAKYGPFVMNTQAEIQKVMEEYRLTQFGGWPWPHPDNVHDKNRGCFALYPDGKLVEK, encoded by the coding sequence ATGAAAAAACCCATTCTACAAACCTTTCCCTTAAGTACCCCTTGGCAAACCTTAGATCCCTTTTTGTTCAGTGTGTACCATTTAGACCTTTTTCCCAAGGGTAACGGCGAAATGGGTCCCGACGAATCTTTGTTAAAAGGGCGGAATTTAGGAAGTGATTTCGATCCCAGCCAAAAATGGCGAATGTACCACGGACAAACCATTCCAGGATTTCCGTCTCACCCCCATTGCGGTTTTGAAACCATTACTATTGTAAACAGGGGCTTTTGCGATCATTCCGATTCCTTGGGTGCTGCTGGTAGGTTTGGTCAAGGCGATGTGCAATGGATGACTGCCGGTAGAGGTGTGCAACACTCCGAAATGTTTCCATTGTTAAAAGACGATGAGGAAAATACTTTGGAGTTGTTCCAGATTTGGTTGAATCTGCCCAAAGCTGGAAAATTTGTGGACCCCCATTTTAAAATGCTATGGAATGAGGATATCCCAATGGTTAAAGAAGAGAATGCTAGGATTAAAGTAGTCGCAGGAACATATAAAAATGTTGCCTCGATTGACCCCGCTCCTGATTCTTGGGCCGCCAATATAGAAAATGAGGTAGCCGTATGGAACATTCACACCGACGCAAATTCCGAATACGTGCTGCCCAAGGCAAATTCTTTGGTCAATCGTGTGCTATACTTTTATGAGGGCAGTGAAATTCATATTGGTGACAAAAAAATCAATCCCAACTTTGGTATTGTGTTGGACCCTAGCGAAGAGGTGAGCATTAAAACTGGTTCGGAAACCGCTCATTTTATGTTATTGCAGGGCAAACCCATTGGGGAACCCGTGGCCAAATACGGCCCGTTTGTTATGAATACCCAAGCGGAAATCCAAAAAGTGATGGAGGAGTACCGCTTGACCCAATTTGGTGGATGGCCCTGGCCTCATCCTGACAATGTCCATGATAAAAATAGAGGATGTTTTGCTCTTTATCCAGATGGAAAATTGGTAGAGAAATAA